In Dama dama isolate Ldn47 chromosome 9, ASM3311817v1, whole genome shotgun sequence, the following proteins share a genomic window:
- the LOC133062479 gene encoding protocadherin alpha-C2 isoform X4 encodes MELAGTRPGATVHPRLQPPMSWLPLLQLLLLLPSPAASQLRYSVPEEQAPGAPVGNVARALGLELRRLGPGCLRIHHLGAPSPRYLELDLTNGALFVNERIDREALCEQRPRCLLSLEVLAHSPVAVSAVEVEVLDINDNSPRFPRPDYQLQVSESVAPGARFHIESAQDPDVGTNSVQTYELSPNEHFELDLKPLQENSKVLELLLRKGLDREQAVLHHLVLTAVDGGSPARSGTAQISVRVLDTNDNSPAFDQSTYRVHLREDSPPGTLVVKLNASDPDEGSNGELTYSLSSYTSDRERQLFSIDASTGEVRVSGALDYEEASSYQIYVQATDRGPVPMVGHCKVLVDIVDVNDNAPEVVLTDLYSPVPEDAAPNTVVALLSVNDQDSGPNRKVSLGLEAALPFRLNGFGNSYTLVVSGPLDRERVAAYNITVTATDGGVPQLTSQRTLQVEISDINDNPPSFPKDSYSIYIEENNLPGVLLCTVQATDPDEKENAEVAYSLLEREVQGLPVTSYVSINSASGSLYAVNSFDYEKFREFFVIVEARDNGSPPLSSTVTVNVYVVDVNDHAPHILYPTSTNSSVAIEMVPRTAPAGYLVTKVIAMDSDSGQNAWLFYHLSQISDLDLFKVELHTGEIRTTRKMGDETGTTFNLTVVVRDNGEPSLSASVAITVAVVDRVSRILPDTQRHVKSPRTYSEITLYLIIALSTVSFIFLLTIIVLSIIKCYRYTAYGTTCCGGFCGVRERCPAELYKQANNNIDARIPPGLKVQPHFIEVRGNGSLTKTYCYKACLTAGSGSDTFMFYNTGAQTGPGPGGAQAAAGDSRHLTGQSGQSAGNLIILKNEAVSQNEPRQPNPDWRYSASLRAGMHSSVHLEEAGILRAGPGGPDQQWPTVSSATPEPEAGEVSPPVGAGVNSNSWTFKYGPGNPKQSGPEPKKQTQVSFLLRRKGEASQPRQ; translated from the exons ATGGAGCTGGCGGGCACCAGACCCGGGGCGACAGTGCATCCGCGACTCCAGcctcccatgtcctggctgccGCTGTTGCAGCTTCTCCTGCTGCTGCCGAGCCCAGCGGCCTCCCAGCTGCGATACTCGGTGCCGGAGGAGCAGGCACCCGGCGCGCCTGTGGGCAACGTGGCTCGTGCGCTGGGGTTGGAGCTGCGGCGCTTGGGGCCGGGCTGCCTGCGCATCCACCACCTGGGTGCGCCCAGCCCGCGCTACCTGGAGCTGGACCTGACCAATGGAGCGCTCTTCGTCAACGAGCGCATTGACCGGGAGGCGCTGTGCGAGCAGCGGCCTCGCTGCCTGCTCAGCCTGGAAGTGCTGGCGCACAGCCCGGTGGCGGTGAGCGCCGTAGAGGTGGAGGTACTGGACATCAACGACAACTCGCCCCGCTTCCCGCGGCCCGACTACCAGCTGCAGGTAAGCGAATCGGTGGCCCCTGGAGCGCGCTTTCACATAGAGAGCGCGCAGGACCCCGACGTGGGCACCAACTCGGTGCAGACCTACGAGCTCAGCCCCAATGAGCACTTCGAGCTGGACCTGAAACCCCTGCAAGAGAAcagtaaggtgctggagctgctGCTGCGGAAGGGCCTAGACCGCGAGCAGGCAGTCTTGCACCACCTGGTTCTCACAGCTGTGGACGGGGGCAGCCCAGCCCGCTCCGGCACGGCGCAGATCTCGGTGCGAGTCCTGGACACTAACGACAATTCTCCCGCCTTCGACCAGTCCACTTACCGCGTCCACCTTCGAGAGGATTCGCCCCCGGGCACGCTGGTGGTGAAGCTGAATGCCTCCGACCCGGATGAGGGCTCCAATGGCGAGCTCACGTACTCCTTGAGCAGCTACACGTCGGACCGGGAGAGACAGCTCTTCAGCATCGACGCCAGCACGGGGGAAGTGCGGGTCAGCGGAGCGCTGGATTACGAGGAGGCCTCTTCCTACCAGATCTATGTGCAGGCAACTGACCGGGGTCCGGTGCCCATGGTGGgtcactgcaaggtgctggtggATATCGTGGACGTGAATGATAATGCACCAGAGGTGGTGCTCACGGACCTGTACAGCCCGGTGCCCGAGGACGCTGCCCCCAACACTGTTGTGGCCCTTCTCAGTGTCAATGACCAAGACTCAGGTCCCAACCGGAAGGTGAGCCTGGGCCTGGAGGCCGCACTGCCTTTCCGACTGAATGGTTTTGGAAACTCCTACACACTGGTGGTGAGTGGACCCCTGGACCGGGAGCGGGTGGCTGCCTACAACATCACAGTGACTGCCACTGATGGGGGAGTGCCACAGCTCACGTCCCAGAGGACACTGCAGGTGGAGATCTCTGACATCAATGACAACCCCCCCAGCTTCCCAAAGGACTCCTACTCCATCTACATCGAGGAGAACAATTTGCCAGGGGTGTTGCTCTGCACTGTGCAAGCCACGGACCCAGATGAAAAGGAGAATGCGGAGGTGGCCTACTCCCTCctggagagggaggttcaagggcTGCCAGTCACCTCCTATGTCTCCATTAACAGTGCCAGTGGTAGCCTTTATGCTGTCAACTCCTTTGATTATGAGAAGTTTCGGGAGTTTTTTGTGATTGTGGAGGCCCGAGACAATGGGAGCCCACCACTGAGTAGCACTGTGACCGTCAATGTGTATGTAGTGGACGTGAACGACCACGCTCCTCACATCCTGTACCCTACCTCAACCAATTCATCAGTAGCCATTGAAATGGTGCCTCGAACTGCCCCTGCTGGCTACCTGGTCACTAAAGTCATAGCCATGGACTCAGATTCTGGGCAAAATGCTTGGCTCTTTTACCATCTGTCCCAGATTTCTGACCTGGACCTCTTTAAAGTAGAGCTCCACACAGGAGAAATTAGGACTACCAGGAAGATGGGAGATGAGACTGGAACCACTTTCAACCTGACCGTGGTGGTCCGAGATAATGGAGAGCCATCGCTGTCAGCCTCTGTGGCCATTACAGTAGCCGTGGTGGATAGGGTTTCCAGAATCCTCCCTGACACTCAGAGACATGTGAAAAGTCCTCGGACATACTCTGAAATTACACTTTATCTCATAATAGCACTAAGCACAGtgtcttttatatttcttttgacaATCATTGTTTTGAGCATCATCAAGTGCTACCGCTACACAGCTTACGGCACCACGTGCTGTGGAGGCTTCTGTGGAGTGAGGGAGCGGTGCCCTGCAGAACTCTACAAGCAGGCCAATAACAACATTGATGCCAGGATACCTCCCGGCCTCAAAGTGCAGCCTCACTTCATCGAAGTGCGAGGGAACGGCTCCCTCACCAAGACCTACTGCTACAAGGCCTGTCTGACAGCAGGCTCAGGGAGCGATaccttcatgttttacaacacaggGGCACAGACAGGACCGGGACCTGGGGGAGCCCAAGCAGCGGCAGGTGACAGCAGGCACCTCACAGGCCAAAGTGGGCAGAGTGCTGGGAACCTGATTATTCTCAAAAATGAAGCTGTTTCTCAAAATGAG CCACGACAGCCCAACCCTGACTGGCGTTACTCTgcctccctgagggcaggaatgCACAG CTCTGTGCATCTGGAGGAGGCTGGCATTCTCCGGGCTGGTCCAGGGGGACCCGATCAGCAGTGGCCAACAGTATCCAGTGCGACACCAG